In the genome of Nitrospira sp. MA-1, one region contains:
- a CDS encoding methyltransferase domain-containing protein → MNIAEKMKHDWNERAQHHARFWIATEAYHTEEMFTQSGKNTAQALLATLPVPHLPSWNVLDIGCGIGRVLKALASHFHHLVGVDVSSAMIAQSKQWLADFPHIHTYETSGVDLLEFPHSSFDLVYSYVTFQHMPRPVFERYLREIHRVLTPKGYLVFQLPIGHFQDVPLEDTIGIRSYSNQEIEESLRRNGLGFHPSSDPEFTELSDPHSHRFRLAQKIGPISTPVPMDWEELKQPHFVSEWDNHLYGIYADHCADAGNYQEGIQTLQMLVNKNPVNLEGRLRLAALLIKTGQLPKAFATMKEIITLHPGYEEGHRTLRQLIEKCPDLKPARIPSLSTTSHHSPADASRNIPALTNREYSTTEV, encoded by the coding sequence ATGAACATTGCGGAAAAAATGAAACATGACTGGAACGAACGAGCCCAACACCATGCCAGATTTTGGATTGCCACCGAGGCTTACCACACAGAGGAAATGTTTACTCAATCAGGAAAAAACACTGCCCAGGCCTTGCTGGCAACTCTCCCAGTCCCTCACCTGCCGTCGTGGAATGTTTTAGATATCGGATGCGGCATTGGCAGAGTCCTCAAAGCCCTCGCCTCCCATTTTCATCATTTAGTAGGTGTCGATGTCTCTTCCGCAATGATTGCCCAGAGCAAACAATGGTTAGCTGACTTTCCCCATATCCACACATATGAAACCTCTGGGGTGGATCTTTTGGAATTTCCTCACTCCTCATTTGATCTAGTCTATTCCTATGTCACATTTCAGCATATGCCTCGTCCTGTATTTGAACGGTACCTGAGAGAAATCCACCGCGTCTTGACTCCTAAGGGGTATCTGGTCTTTCAACTGCCCATAGGCCATTTTCAAGACGTTCCTCTCGAGGACACCATTGGGATACGGTCGTATTCCAATCAGGAAATTGAGGAAAGCCTTAGGCGGAACGGCCTAGGTTTTCATCCATCATCGGATCCCGAATTCACAGAATTATCTGACCCACACAGCCATCGATTCCGACTGGCACAAAAGATCGGTCCAATAAGCACCCCTGTCCCAATGGACTGGGAGGAGTTGAAACAACCGCACTTTGTCTCTGAATGGGATAACCATCTTTATGGCATTTATGCCGACCACTGCGCGGATGCAGGCAACTATCAAGAAGGAATTCAGACGTTGCAAATGCTGGTCAATAAGAATCCGGTAAATTTAGAAGGAAGGTTACGGTTGGCAGCATTATTAATCAAAACCGGACAGCTACCAAAAGCTTTTGCCACCATGAAAGAAATCATCACCCTCCACCCTGGCTACGAAGAAGGCCATCGAACGCTCAGACAACTCATCGAGAAATGCCCTGATCTAAAGCCAGCTAGAATTCCTTCCTTATCCACAACCAGTCACCATTCTCCGGCTGACGCATCACGAAATATTCCTGCTTTGACCAACAGGGAATATTCAACCACTGAAGTCTGA
- a CDS encoding response regulator — protein sequence MKKVLLVDDDLNAREALRLVLESQQLECIEASNGSEAIAWLSTHRADLIISDNQMPVLAGLDFIDQIKLQEKEPIQTPVILLSGHLKEQDKHRARQAGVFAILDKPCNFSQFLSMVQLALDQ from the coding sequence ATGAAAAAGGTCCTTCTGGTAGATGATGATCTCAATGCTCGGGAAGCCCTTCGCCTAGTCCTGGAATCCCAACAATTAGAATGTATTGAGGCCAGCAATGGATCGGAGGCCATCGCGTGGTTATCCACTCACCGAGCTGACTTAATCATTTCCGACAATCAAATGCCGGTTCTGGCAGGACTAGATTTCATTGACCAAATCAAGCTGCAAGAGAAAGAACCCATCCAAACCCCCGTCATCTTACTCAGTGGACATCTGAAAGAACAGGATAAACATCGTGCGCGCCAGGCAGGAGTCTTTGCTATTTTAGATAAACCCTGTAATTTTAGTCAGTTCCTGTCTATGGTTCAGCTAGCGTTAGACCAATAA
- a CDS encoding HEAT repeat domain-containing protein — translation MLPFPTSPAILIGAICFYGLIGCVIESPPEPPETVTERLIPLLTDTQPDIRRTAALSLGKIGDPQSVPALVLALSDPDDQVRQSSAWALGTMAESLSDQSLVALVQHLTDPSDSVKKAVVLALGRTAVHEDLLQVLTEAYAISTIDTQRTIIQSLAHFEFPFSYSVYLQALESPDSLTRQSAIAGLGELGDPRGLPYLRTHLLQDPSVGVRSEAAFRLGKLGTSADVSALKQAMETDPTPNVHFWSSWALVQIGPNT, via the coding sequence TTGCTACCATTCCCTACCAGTCCTGCTATCCTTATCGGAGCCATTTGTTTCTATGGACTCATTGGATGTGTTATTGAATCCCCACCTGAACCACCCGAAACTGTCACCGAACGACTTATTCCACTTCTGACCGATACTCAGCCTGATATTCGACGGACCGCAGCTTTATCACTAGGGAAAATTGGTGATCCTCAGAGCGTACCAGCCCTTGTTCTCGCCTTATCGGACCCGGATGACCAGGTTCGACAATCAAGTGCATGGGCCTTGGGAACAATGGCCGAATCCTTATCGGATCAGTCTCTAGTTGCATTGGTTCAGCACCTTACAGATCCATCCGATTCAGTCAAAAAAGCTGTGGTATTGGCCTTGGGTCGAACAGCAGTGCATGAGGATTTATTGCAGGTATTAACCGAAGCCTACGCTATTTCCACAATTGACACCCAAAGAACCATTATCCAATCTCTCGCTCACTTTGAATTTCCATTTTCCTATTCCGTGTATCTCCAAGCTCTGGAAAGTCCAGATTCTCTCACACGTCAATCGGCAATTGCAGGGCTCGGTGAATTAGGTGATCCCAGAGGACTCCCATACTTACGCACCCATCTTCTCCAAGACCCAAGCGTGGGAGTGCGATCGGAAGCCGCATTTCGTTTAGGCAAATTGGGAACCAGTGCGGATGTGTCTGCACTGAAACAAGCCATGGAAACAGACCCGACCCCCAATGTGCATTTTTGGTCATCCTGGGCTCTTGTCCAAATTGGTCCGAATACCTAA
- the tatA gene encoding twin-arginine translocase TatA/TatE family subunit gives MFGTMGFSELMIILVIILIIFGAGRLPQIGEGVGKALKGFKKEVADIPQPVDPNEPLPSAPPEPAQAQSQPTTPVGTPTNQPFQPGPEQTPGTTAALLYQGAGPQVVQPSAKSTVAPNSPQTTTAPSAPLPMSMEDRQAQPAPMASRQYPALPAGAQAKPVLKRPAAVVNKQAVARVQAQQAAMKAQTSQQSGLAPRDMQSLGEGLGSAVRTFRDAAADIKNSIDPQMRTIQAELESAEKEMQDSIEVAKEPLNPKERSGSA, from the coding sequence ATGTTCGGAACCATGGGGTTCTCTGAACTCATGATCATTCTGGTGATCATCCTGATTATTTTCGGGGCAGGTCGTCTCCCGCAAATCGGGGAAGGTGTCGGGAAAGCTCTAAAAGGCTTTAAGAAGGAAGTCGCCGATATCCCTCAACCTGTGGACCCCAATGAGCCACTTCCATCTGCACCGCCCGAACCAGCACAGGCTCAATCCCAACCGACTACCCCGGTAGGTACCCCGACAAATCAACCATTCCAGCCTGGTCCTGAACAAACGCCTGGAACCACGGCAGCGTTACTTTACCAGGGAGCAGGGCCTCAAGTGGTCCAGCCTTCAGCTAAATCTACTGTAGCCCCTAACTCTCCTCAAACCACGACAGCCCCCTCTGCACCGTTGCCGATGTCCATGGAGGATAGGCAAGCGCAACCCGCCCCTATGGCTTCGAGGCAATACCCTGCCCTCCCGGCTGGGGCACAGGCAAAGCCCGTGCTGAAGCGCCCTGCCGCTGTTGTCAATAAACAGGCCGTGGCCAGAGTCCAAGCCCAGCAAGCTGCAATGAAAGCCCAGACTTCCCAGCAGTCCGGATTAGCTCCACGAGATATGCAATCCTTAGGAGAAGGTCTTGGAAGTGCCGTACGCACCTTCCGGGATGCCGCAGCAGATATTAAAAATTCGATCGATCCTCAAATGCGCACCATTCAGGCCGAATTGGAGTCTGCCGAAAAAGAGATGCAAGACTCCATCGAAGTGGCTAAAGAGCCTCTGAACCCCAAAGAACGTTCAGGATCTGCCTAA
- a CDS encoding gamma-glutamyl-gamma-aminobutyrate hydrolase family protein: MVKPIIGITPDFNPGNRKDMGGKEPTYFLRARYLQAIQDAGGMPLVLPLVRGLAKQKYLLQRLDGLLVTGSGSDLAPELYGEKQRYPFQRMSEDRAQLELGLSKLAFRQGLPTLGICGGMQSMNVALGGTLLQDISSQMSTKIEHRPTKSATKTAHLIDIEPNSLLQRIAKRLSIAVNSSHHQSIKSVPPSFQVSGVAPDGVIEAIESSRHPFWLGVQWHPEFLYRHDAIQKRLFIALIQSARQFAASRT; the protein is encoded by the coding sequence ATGGTCAAACCTATCATTGGGATCACACCGGATTTTAACCCTGGAAATCGTAAGGATATGGGTGGGAAAGAACCCACCTATTTTTTGCGGGCCAGGTACCTTCAGGCGATTCAGGACGCCGGGGGAATGCCCTTAGTGCTTCCCCTGGTGCGTGGCCTGGCAAAACAGAAATATCTTTTACAACGGCTGGACGGCCTCCTGGTGACCGGGAGCGGATCGGATTTAGCCCCTGAGTTGTATGGAGAGAAACAGCGGTATCCTTTTCAGCGAATGAGTGAAGACCGCGCGCAACTTGAGCTAGGACTATCCAAGTTGGCCTTTCGTCAGGGTTTGCCGACTCTAGGCATTTGCGGGGGTATGCAATCCATGAATGTGGCCTTGGGAGGAACCCTGCTGCAGGATATTTCCTCTCAAATGTCTACCAAAATTGAACATCGTCCCACCAAATCCGCAACGAAAACAGCCCATCTGATTGACATTGAACCCAACAGTCTCCTTCAGCGTATCGCTAAGCGGTTAAGTATTGCTGTGAATAGTTCCCACCATCAATCTATCAAATCTGTTCCGCCGTCCTTTCAAGTCTCTGGGGTTGCTCCAGATGGAGTCATTGAAGCGATTGAATCTTCCCGTCATCCATTCTGGCTTGGGGTCCAATGGCATCCGGAGTTTTTATACCGGCACGACGCGATTCAAAAACGTCTTTTTATCGCATTGATACAATCCGCAAGACAGTTTGCCGCCAGCCGGACATAG
- a CDS encoding phosphate-starvation-inducible PsiE family protein, whose translation MLGWTPESIKQWVKWMQFLDRWGYITACLSFLLVGMLVFGYSWVAYAQSVQTGFLPATITLLNDLLFVIILLELFRTVLGFLQNDRIRLEPFLHVGIIASVRRILTAGAEFSHQDSVPDDIFRHYLMDMSLHVVVILVLMIALYLHRKSELPVVPVFNK comes from the coding sequence ATGTTAGGGTGGACACCAGAATCGATCAAGCAATGGGTCAAATGGATGCAGTTCCTCGACCGGTGGGGCTATATCACGGCCTGCCTGAGTTTTCTCCTCGTGGGCATGCTGGTTTTCGGTTATAGTTGGGTGGCCTATGCTCAATCGGTACAGACCGGGTTTTTGCCGGCCACCATCACCTTACTGAATGACTTGCTGTTCGTCATCATTCTTTTGGAGTTGTTTCGCACGGTTTTAGGCTTCTTGCAAAACGACCGTATTCGCCTCGAACCCTTCCTCCATGTAGGGATTATCGCCTCCGTCCGAAGAATTCTCACCGCTGGAGCTGAATTTTCGCACCAGGATTCCGTCCCTGATGACATCTTTCGTCATTATCTTATGGATATGTCCCTGCATGTTGTCGTGATTTTAGTCCTCATGATCGCATTATATCTTCACCGAAAATCCGAACTCCCCGTAGTGCCTGTTTTCAACAAATAG
- the nagZ gene encoding beta-N-acetylhexosaminidase, whose translation MSIAELVGQLCMIGFEGTEVTPDLRAWMQEFRPGGIILFSRNLVDPAQIAHLTNDLQALAGDIPLLIGIDQEGGRVSRLPSGFTIFPPASTVAHSGSTELAYQAAAVTAKELRAVGINMNMAPVLDIHTNPSNPIIGDRAFGTEPEQVCLMGAATLAGLHDQRVLACGKHFPGHGDTSTDSHVELPVVHASRERLESVELKPFQYAIAHGLQAMMTAHVHYPALDPTNPATLSSIILTDMLRQQMGFPGVILSDDLEMGAIVNHATIGEAAVRSLQAGVDMLLVCKTRRLATDTINAVCGAVESNVLDQSHLEASLARIASVKQQFVSPYHPINVPSILDTVGLPAHRHVLAQIQDQIRTLT comes from the coding sequence ATGTCTATCGCTGAACTCGTAGGGCAACTATGTATGATCGGGTTCGAAGGGACGGAGGTCACTCCGGACCTTCGAGCCTGGATGCAGGAATTCCGACCGGGAGGGATCATTCTTTTTTCCCGAAACCTGGTTGACCCTGCTCAAATTGCACACCTCACGAACGACCTCCAAGCACTTGCCGGTGACATCCCGCTTCTCATCGGCATCGATCAAGAAGGTGGGCGCGTCTCCCGCCTTCCTTCAGGCTTTACCATCTTTCCTCCTGCATCAACCGTTGCCCACTCGGGATCCACGGAACTGGCCTACCAAGCCGCGGCCGTAACTGCTAAGGAGTTACGCGCCGTAGGGATTAATATGAATATGGCCCCGGTCCTGGACATTCATACAAATCCCTCCAATCCTATTATCGGAGATCGAGCGTTTGGGACCGAGCCGGAACAGGTGTGCCTCATGGGAGCGGCCACTCTTGCCGGCCTGCACGACCAACGCGTATTGGCCTGCGGAAAACATTTTCCTGGTCATGGCGATACCAGTACGGATTCACATGTGGAACTGCCGGTGGTCCATGCCTCCCGGGAGCGACTCGAAAGTGTGGAGCTCAAACCTTTTCAATACGCCATTGCTCACGGTCTTCAGGCCATGATGACGGCCCATGTCCACTATCCCGCCCTCGACCCCACAAATCCCGCAACCCTCTCTTCCATTATTTTGACAGACATGCTTCGGCAGCAGATGGGATTTCCCGGTGTCATTTTAAGCGACGACTTGGAAATGGGCGCCATTGTGAACCATGCGACAATCGGCGAGGCGGCTGTACGCTCGTTGCAAGCCGGAGTGGATATGTTATTGGTGTGCAAAACCCGCAGACTCGCAACCGATACCATTAACGCTGTTTGTGGTGCCGTTGAATCCAATGTGTTGGATCAAAGCCACCTTGAGGCTAGCCTGGCCCGCATAGCCTCCGTCAAACAGCAATTTGTCTCTCCCTATCATCCAATCAATGTTCCCTCCATTCTTGATACCGTCGGCCTTCCTGCTCATCGCCATGTGTTAGCACAGATCCAAGACCAAATTCGCACTTTGACCTGA
- a CDS encoding leucyl aminopeptidase, with the protein MNILVKSGEATAATTDMLVCLEYEQDKTWSKVVQSVDQKLGGQLSTLRKSEEFSGKPNNTALLHIDGKLPAKRVLLVGLGTRETVTLERIRQAMGTAAKRARTAKAKGIICVMPDVPKSTGPIDDVAQAMVEGFVLGDYRFNEYRTDRTDNNHSLQSCTLLTPSNAHLNEAKDGAKRGQILGEATCFVRDLCNHPANVMTPSRVVTEAKKIAREAKVRLKVLDRKQQEKLGMGGLLGVSRGSIEPPQFIILEYMGGPRTQKPIVFVGKTVTFDSGGISLKPSENMEQMKADMTGGAEVLATIRAASRLKLPVNAIGLLPVTENMPGGRATKPGDILTMLSGKTVEVQNTDAEGRLILADGLSYASRLKPACVIDIATLTGAASVALGQFAIGMLGNDDTMKAELKKAGNHAGERVWEMPLWDEYFEQLKSDVADMRNIGGRGGGMITAALFLSKFVGDHPWVHLDIASTDWGTTERPYVPKGPTGIGTRLLIQYLLNHANR; encoded by the coding sequence ATGAATATTCTTGTGAAGAGTGGTGAAGCCACCGCTGCAACAACGGACATGTTGGTATGTTTGGAATATGAACAAGACAAAACCTGGAGCAAAGTTGTTCAGTCGGTCGACCAGAAACTCGGTGGACAATTGAGCACCTTGCGCAAAAGTGAAGAATTTTCCGGTAAACCGAATAACACCGCCTTACTGCATATCGATGGGAAATTGCCCGCAAAACGCGTGCTTCTTGTCGGCCTGGGAACACGGGAGACGGTGACCTTGGAACGAATTCGTCAAGCGATGGGGACCGCTGCCAAACGCGCCCGCACCGCCAAGGCCAAAGGGATTATTTGCGTGATGCCGGACGTGCCAAAGAGCACCGGCCCTATTGATGACGTGGCTCAAGCCATGGTGGAAGGGTTCGTTCTTGGGGACTATCGGTTTAATGAGTACCGCACGGACCGTACGGACAATAACCACTCCTTGCAATCCTGCACCCTACTCACCCCCTCCAACGCTCACCTGAATGAGGCCAAAGATGGCGCCAAACGTGGCCAAATCCTTGGGGAGGCGACCTGTTTCGTCCGGGATTTGTGCAACCACCCCGCGAACGTGATGACCCCTTCCCGGGTCGTCACCGAAGCCAAAAAAATCGCCAGGGAAGCCAAAGTCCGGCTCAAAGTCTTGGACCGCAAACAGCAGGAAAAACTCGGCATGGGCGGATTATTGGGGGTCTCTCGAGGCAGCATCGAACCGCCTCAATTTATCATTCTGGAATATATGGGCGGTCCTCGCACCCAAAAACCCATTGTCTTTGTCGGCAAAACCGTGACATTTGATAGCGGTGGTATTTCCCTAAAACCATCAGAAAACATGGAACAGATGAAAGCCGACATGACCGGTGGTGCTGAAGTCTTGGCGACGATTCGAGCCGCCTCCCGACTCAAACTTCCGGTGAATGCGATCGGCCTCTTGCCTGTGACGGAAAACATGCCGGGGGGACGAGCTACTAAACCCGGCGATATCCTTACCATGCTCTCAGGAAAAACGGTGGAAGTCCAAAATACCGATGCAGAAGGACGTCTGATTCTTGCTGACGGCTTAAGCTATGCCTCACGGCTCAAACCCGCCTGCGTGATTGACATCGCCACACTGACCGGTGCGGCCTCTGTCGCGTTGGGACAATTCGCGATTGGCATGTTGGGTAATGACGACACCATGAAAGCCGAACTCAAAAAGGCTGGCAATCATGCCGGAGAACGAGTCTGGGAAATGCCCCTGTGGGATGAATATTTTGAGCAGCTTAAAAGTGACGTGGCGGACATGCGGAATATCGGTGGGCGCGGAGGCGGAATGATTACCGCGGCACTATTCTTATCAAAATTCGTCGGAGACCATCCCTGGGTCCATTTGGACATTGCCAGCACCGATTGGGGCACAACCGAACGTCCCTATGTTCCTAAAGGCCCGACTGGTATCGGGACCCGGTTGCTCATTCAGTATTTACTAAATCATGCCAATCGCTAG
- the queE gene encoding 7-carboxy-7-deazaguanine synthase QueE, which yields MSTLPSLKITEIFHSLQGESTRVGQPCVFVRLTGCPLRCTWCDTEYAFYGGTTMPIEEILAQVQSYGCPLVEVTGGEPLHQPGSLVLLTQLCDAGFQVMLETSGAFDIANVDERVSIILDVKCPGSGMTDRMRWDTLTHLSGKDEVKFVLKDRADYEWARDIVNQYLLGDRCPVHMSPVFGVLHLQPLAEWILEDRLPVRFQLQLHKVIWDPETRGV from the coding sequence ATGAGCACTTTGCCTTCTTTAAAGATCACCGAAATTTTTCACAGCCTTCAAGGGGAATCCACCCGTGTGGGACAACCGTGCGTATTTGTCCGGTTAACGGGGTGCCCCCTTCGCTGCACCTGGTGTGACACGGAGTATGCCTTTTATGGTGGTACCACCATGCCGATTGAGGAAATTTTGGCGCAGGTGCAATCATATGGGTGTCCGCTCGTCGAGGTGACGGGTGGTGAACCATTGCATCAACCCGGCTCTCTGGTATTGTTAACACAATTATGCGACGCGGGATTTCAGGTGATGCTGGAAACCAGCGGGGCGTTTGATATTGCCAACGTGGATGAGCGGGTTTCGATTATTTTGGATGTCAAATGCCCAGGGAGTGGCATGACGGATCGGATGCGGTGGGATACCCTCACACATCTATCCGGAAAAGACGAAGTGAAGTTTGTGTTGAAAGACCGGGCCGATTATGAATGGGCGCGTGATATTGTGAACCAGTATTTATTGGGGGACCGCTGTCCCGTCCATATGAGTCCGGTCTTTGGAGTCCTCCATTTGCAACCCCTGGCTGAATGGATTCTGGAAGATCGACTGCCTGTTCGATTTCAACTCCAATTGCATAAAGTGATCTGGGATCCTGAAACCCGCGGCGTGTGA
- a CDS encoding HAD-IB family hydrolase: MTRSTTSPAPLTHSQHWIGAFFDVDNTLIPGASIEIGFFRYLWQDGVMGWPEVWHSLEYAIRQMPPISFNPLRRRKLYLMGHDVSLIEQMASEYVELYVVPRVSARALNRLSRHRDAGHVVAFVSGSPEFLVKPLAEALGVSLVFGARPESQAGLYTGKVFAPLPYGEGKGRYVERLAARFNLDLTRSYAYGDSPGDFHALQLVGHPFVVNPIRGMARIARERGWPITQWA; the protein is encoded by the coding sequence ATGACCCGCTCAACCACTTCGCCCGCTCCCCTGACTCATTCCCAGCATTGGATCGGTGCCTTTTTCGATGTGGATAACACGTTGATTCCCGGCGCGTCGATTGAAATCGGGTTTTTCAGGTATCTCTGGCAGGACGGTGTCATGGGTTGGCCGGAGGTATGGCACAGCCTGGAATATGCCATTCGGCAAATGCCGCCCATTTCGTTCAACCCTCTGCGACGGAGGAAGCTGTATCTGATGGGGCATGATGTCTCCCTCATTGAACAGATGGCCAGCGAGTACGTGGAGTTATATGTTGTTCCACGGGTCTCAGCGAGGGCTTTGAATCGTTTATCCCGTCATCGGGATGCGGGACATGTCGTGGCCTTCGTCAGCGGATCCCCTGAGTTCTTGGTGAAACCACTGGCTGAGGCACTTGGAGTCTCCTTGGTATTTGGCGCAAGACCGGAATCCCAGGCAGGACTTTATACGGGAAAGGTGTTTGCCCCGTTGCCCTATGGTGAGGGAAAAGGCCGGTATGTGGAGCGCCTGGCCGCCCGCTTCAACCTGGACTTGACGCGTAGCTATGCCTATGGCGATAGCCCTGGAGATTTCCACGCACTCCAACTGGTTGGCCATCCCTTTGTGGTGAATCCCATTCGTGGCATGGCCCGCATTGCCCGCGAGCGGGGTTGGCCGATTACACAATGGGCTTAG
- a CDS encoding class I SAM-dependent methyltransferase codes for MRRHIQLPERTSMKRGWYSGRVFPRLVQWSMGQAGFTPLRHSLVAKASGLVLEIGFGTGANFSYYPSQIHSLTAIDPNPGMIPLARSLQEEAVIPVHLVLGSAEALPFPSFSFDTVVSTMTLCSVPLPSNALQELLRVLRPGGRFLFLEHGQSPDRSVRLWQDGLTPVWKHLGDGCHLNRPMVQMIQSQGWTVTALENFYLPGVPKAFAYFSQGMAVKA; via the coding sequence ATGAGAAGACATATTCAATTGCCTGAAAGGACATCCATGAAACGCGGGTGGTATTCAGGGCGAGTGTTTCCCAGGCTGGTGCAATGGAGCATGGGGCAAGCGGGTTTTACCCCCTTGCGGCATTCTTTGGTCGCAAAGGCGTCAGGGTTGGTTTTGGAGATCGGGTTTGGGACCGGTGCCAATTTTTCTTACTATCCTTCCCAGATCCATTCTTTGACGGCGATTGATCCCAATCCCGGCATGATCCCTTTGGCCCGTTCGCTTCAGGAGGAGGCCGTGATTCCCGTTCACCTTGTTTTGGGCTCGGCGGAAGCGCTCCCTTTTCCCTCTTTCTCCTTCGATACGGTGGTGAGCACGATGACTTTATGTAGCGTGCCTCTGCCTTCCAATGCCCTGCAGGAATTGCTTCGGGTTCTGAGACCTGGAGGGCGGTTCTTATTTTTAGAGCACGGGCAAAGTCCGGATCGTTCAGTTCGCCTGTGGCAGGATGGTCTTACGCCGGTGTGGAAACATCTTGGCGATGGCTGTCATTTAAACCGTCCAATGGTTCAGATGATTCAATCGCAGGGCTGGACGGTCACAGCACTCGAAAACTTTTATCTTCCCGGCGTTCCGAAGGCTTTTGCCTATTTTTCTCAGGGGATGGCGGTGAAGGCCTGA